The following nucleotide sequence is from Pedobacter sp. PACM 27299.
CGGGACCGCATCCTGATGAATTTTCAAGGCGGTAATTAAGATGGCCTTTATCATCCAGAAAATTTAGATAACTATTAAAGGAAATTGCCCTTTCCATCATATTAAGGCCTGGAATATTTTCAAAATCCTTAAAACTTAGTTTAGAATATTCCATGGTCCTATGAGGTTAGCATTGACAAATAACGTGTGTCTGATTTTAACAAAACAGACACACTAATGTAAGTAGTATATATTTAATTATCAAGAGTTATTTTTAACAAAAACCTAATAATCAATTATTTACAACAAAACAGCTAAGCAAATAATTTATGATCACTTTCAATTAAGCTCATTTCAGTTAAAAGAATAGTTTAATAATTGATTAGGGGAAACAAATCCTTTTATTGGTTATTGGAAAATCCAAAACATTTTCATTTTTCAAACCCTATCTTCAGAGTTCAAATAAGTTTAATAATTTGCGACATGGTTTCTCAATTAACCTACTATGGATATGTTCAAACTATTGGAGAAATACCTTAGAAAACAAAGCGAATTAGATCAGCAGAGCCTGGAACTTATATTTAGTAAGTTTAGGCTGATCAGCACCAAACCGAACCAGATACTACTTAGCTACCATGAAGTATGTAAACACCATTATTTTGTGAACAAAGGTTGTATTAGAGTTTTCACGATCAATAAAGCAGGCCAGGAAACTACTCGTTTTTTTGCTTTTGAGGGTGGATTTGGAACGGCTTTACCCAGTCTAATCGATCAGCAGCCTGCACAAGAGTACTTACAAACCACTGAAAAATCTGAATTGTTAACCATAAAAAGAGCAGATTTTTATCACTTAGTGGATACCATCCCTGAATTTGCTAAGGTATACCGAAATATCTTAGAGCTGGGATTTATTACCGCGCAAAAGAGAATCTATGGCTTCCAGGGTTTTGATGCTATAGAAAAAGTGAAGTGGATCAACAACTACTATCCTAAAATTCTTTCCAGGGTATCCAATAAAATGGCAGCCTCCTACCTAGGCATGTCTCCATCCACCTTAAGCCGCGTTAAACGAAAGATTTAAAAACGTTGACCTATGTCAACGTTCTGCTCAAGTCCCAAATGTAACTTTGAGAAAAAAGGTACCATGAAAAAATATCTAAAACTATTCCTATTTATACCCATATTCTGCTTTGGACAAACCAAGCAAAATACAGTTCTGCCAAAGGATGGTACCCAAAATTTAAGTCCAGGCCCAAAAGATTCGTATGTGATCAAAATAGACCAGCTAACCTTACTTGCTGCAACTGAATTGAGCAGTTTAGTCAGCACAAAGGCCCATGAAATAAATAGAGTGGTATCCGTTGCCATTGTTGACCTGGCTGGACAAATCATTGTAATAAATCGCGGAGATGGTGTAGGTCCTCACAATACCGAAGCAGCCAGACGAAAAGCATTTACCGCTGTTTCTACTAAAACGGCTACACTTCTGCTAGCTAAAAACGCAAAAATGACAGCTTCGACTGAAAATTTAGCCCAACTACCAGAACTTTTGCTGCTGGGAGGTGGAGTTCCCATTTATTACAATGACAAATTAATTGGAGCAGTCGGTGTAGCAGGCGGAGGAAGTCCTGAAAACGACGACCTGATTGCAAGAGCGGCACAGATCTTAAGCCTTAATCTAATCGCCAGGTAAAACATTTGATGATCACTAAATTTTAAAATTATGTATATAAAAAAAATGGTTATAGGAATGGTGCTAGCCTTATTCTCTAGTACCGGTTACGCACAGCAGCCCAGCTATCAATTGTCAAGTCATATCCTTGATGTCTCTACAGGACTTCCTGCAGCAGGAGTACCTGTTAAACTTGAAAAGCTAGATGAGAAAAGCAAAAAATGGTTATCCTTAGACCAAAAGAAAACCGATGAGAATGGCAGAATTAAAGATTTTCTGGAAACCAATAAATCTGAAAATGGAATATTTAAGCTTACTTTTCTAATTGCGGATTATTTTAAGCAAAAAAACACAGCCTCCTTTTATCCCTTCATCGAAGTTGTTTTTGAAATCAGGGACGATAAACATTACCATGTACCTATCACTTTATCCCCTTATGGTTACTCCACTTATAGGGGTAATTAGCAATACTGTTTTTGTTTAAAAACATCATTCGAGTGTTTATCGTTTTTAAACCTGAATTAATCATTTTGGCCTGAAGAGCTCGATTTCTTTAGGCCAAAATATCAATTAACCAGGCTTTTGTACCTGTTTTTTACAGCAGTGACATTTAAATTTTTTACATTCTGACCTTTATACTTAAATCCATATCTCATCGAGATTAACAACTGAAAACAACCTGCCGGAATTTATTACTGCACGATTTAAAGCTCAAATTGGGTTGATCTGATCTAAGGATTTCTTTGGTTTATTTTGCCGCTTTGGTCTGTTAACTACCGCCTTAACTTCTTGTTTTTCCTCAGGCTCTTTATCTACAGCACTCGGCTGATCAGTTAACTTCTGAAGTTCAGTAGCCACTAAATCCCTTATCTGCGTTTTAATTTTCTGGTACACCTGTTCTACATCAAAGGAAGTTACATTTTCTACTACTGGTATCATCTGGTAAACTGCCTCCTCCTGTTTAATGGCCTTGTGGTCATTTTGAATTTCACAATGGAACATCTTTAGTTTCATTTTCTGATCAGGATTATCTGAAAGTATCCCCACAAACTCACCAGATGAAAGGGTCGCAATTTTAGAGGCAGGTATCGCAGATTCGAGTTGTAAGGACTTAGATATCGAGAGCTCAGTGCTACTAAAACTCTTAGTTTCCCGGTCCTGCATGATCCTACCAAAATTCTCACTGAATTTTTTGGCAGTATCGCCTGTGACCTGCCCAGAAATGATATTTCCAACAATACCAGTAATCACCGCTGCCTGCTCAGTGCCATAATCCTTCCGAATTTGTTCCAGGCTCTGAACCGCCAAACTCACACTGATCAAATTTGATCTGCAGGTTGCCAATAAGGAATCGGTACCATTTAGAAAAATCGAAGGGAATTCGTCGAAGACTAAACTAGATTTTAACTGTCCTTTTCGGTTAACGAGTTTGATCATCTTTGATATGTATAAAGAAAGAACTGCTCCATAAGTCTGCTGCTTTTGGGGATTATTACCCATACAAACTATCTTTGGTTCCAGAGGATTATTCAAATCCAGGGTAAAATCATTACCGCTGAGCACATAATAGAGCTGAGGTGAGGCTAACCTGGCTAGACCTATCTTAGCGCTGGCAATCTGGCCTTCCAATTGAGCTTTGGCATTGTTTTGATAAGCTGAAATAAACGGATTGATCAGCACCTGAATCTCCTCACAAGTCACCAGAATCGCAAAAAGCTGATCATAATTTACCTGCATCAGTTCAATCACATGAGGCAGCGTACAGTACTTCCCATTTTCATAACATCGCAGGTACCAAATGATGGAGGTTAAAAAATTGATGGGAGATTCCACAAAGAAATCTCCCTGCTTTTTGATCCAATCCCTGTTCAGTCCCATCATAATGGTTCTGGAGGCTTCTGTTGCATCTGTGATGTCCTCCATGCTCACCGGATCCAGTGGATTACATCGGTGTGTACGGCTCAGATCATCGAAATTAATGATGTAAAATTTAGGCTTGATCTGGTACCTGGGATAGTACTTTAGTAGCTTATTATAAGTAATTTTGGAAAGATCATCGTATTTGAAATCGTAAACGAACATACTGAAGCCCTTAGCCAGGTGCTGATCTATGATGTGACGAATCACAAAATAACTTTTTCCTGCTCCAGGACTCCCAGCAATGAGAATCCCTCTGAATGGATTGATGATATTGATCCAGCTAGCTCTGATTTGATCTTTTAACCGATATTTTGCCGGTAAATTAATAGAGTATTCATTCTCCAGCAGCTGTTCCTGCTGAGGGAAAGTTTCATTTTCTGAATTAAAAACATCCGTATTCAGCCTATCTTTTATTAGTCTGGACAACCTACTGCCCCCCGATAATATTAACAAATAGCCGAGCAGCGTTGAGCCTATATAGGTAACTGTGACCAGCTCAGCCGCTGCATTAAGGTAAAAACAACCTACGCTTGAAAAATATAGAAATACCCCGACCATCAAATAGACTACAATCTTCCGAATGCGGATAGCCTCGTCGATCTTCCCTTTTATACCAAAAACTGAAATAATAAGGCAAATTAATGCTAAGAACTTAGCGACAATAAAACCACTAAAAACCCATGTTTTGGCAATATTCGCAATAATTCTATTGGTAATCTGCGAAGTCCAGCCCCAGCTTTCAAAAGCGACATAACAACTCAAGTAAAAATGCAAGCTTAGTATAAAAATGCTGATGTAGCGGGTAAAGTCTACAATCTTCCTTAAGGCAGTAAGATCCTCTCCGGTATTCATAAGCAGATATTTTATTGGTGAAATTTTTATAGCCCCAGCTCTTGCTGCTGGTCATTTCGTTTTTTGCGACGCTTCTTTCTTTTGATACTCATTGACGGATCATCATGACTTTTTGCCAAAGCAATTTCCAGGAAATTTGTTGACCGGACTGGCTGTAGATAACTAGGCAGCTCCAGTTTTAATTCAAGCGTTGGTTTCTTAGATTTATCACTTGTATTTGCCTGTTCAGGAATTCTTTCTTTTCCCTGCACAATTTCTAATCGCTGTTGAAGCGTACCATTCTTTTGAATATTAGCGTACTCAAATGTTTCCTTTAGACCACGATCAAATCCAAACTGCTGATCAAACAGTCTTTCTCCCGATGCTTTAAAAGCCGATCGGTCAAACTGGCCAAGCTTCAGCGAATGGGCCACATTTTTACCTTTCGAGGTATTCATGGGACTGAGTCTGATGAGATTGGTGATATCCTTGCGGCTTACAATGACCTGGACATGAAGCTGCTGCCCGGGCTTTATGCTTCCTTTTTTTACAGTACCATCCTTAACCTGGGGATCATTGTAGCCATAATAGCGGTAGTGTTCCAACTTTGCATACCACAATAGGTCTTTTTCACCATTAACGCCCGGCCTTTTAAAATTACAGGCATATTCATTCATTACCTCAGCCGCATATTCCTTTAAAGCATTCTCCACTCCTTTTTCTCCATAAAGCGATTGGAGGTAACTGATCTCTTTCTGTGAAGGACTGATGTTGATTAGAAAAAACTTAGCATCATCCTTACATAGCTTTGCAATGTTCTGATCCAGATTGTGTTTAACCAAATAGGATGGAATGGCATCGCTTGTACCATTAAACCACAGTTCAGGCTTTAGGTCTTTTGACATTCTATTTTCCTTATCCAGGTAATGCACCAACTCCCCACAGCTACCTTTATTATTTCCCTTATCACTATCAGTAATGTTGATAAACATAAGACTGATTTTTACAGCGTTTCGATTTGTTTTCTTGCCAGTTCAGCCAGCTCGTTTTTTTCTTTGGTTTTGAAGCTTCCCAAATTTTCCCTGTTTTTGATATAAGTATCCAGTATGATCAGAAATTTTTGCTGAAGTATCCTTTTGATTTCTTTAACCTCGTATAGCACTTTAATCATAGCTATAGACTCATCAATTCGCCTCAAATGAACATCCTGGTTCTCAAGTAATAATTGGTTTGCCTTTAATACCTGATCATTAAAAAAGCTTACAATTTGTTCCTGATTTTTGATCATGCGTTCCATCTCCACACGCATGGGTATCAGTAATACCTTTTCCTGGGATTTGATAAAACTGACATAAGCATCATGATTTCTGGACAATGCTTTTTTAAGCTGTTCATCCCCTATGTCTAGCGGATCTTTTCCACTACGGTAAAAGTACTCCACCATTTGCACAAACAGCCGGCTCTGGCTTCGCCCGAACTTCTCAGAAAGCTT
It contains:
- a CDS encoding Crp/Fnr family transcriptional regulator, coding for MFKLLEKYLRKQSELDQQSLELIFSKFRLISTKPNQILLSYHEVCKHHYFVNKGCIRVFTINKAGQETTRFFAFEGGFGTALPSLIDQQPAQEYLQTTEKSELLTIKRADFYHLVDTIPEFAKVYRNILELGFITAQKRIYGFQGFDAIEKVKWINNYYPKILSRVSNKMAASYLGMSPSTLSRVKRKI
- a CDS encoding heme-binding protein; translated protein: MKKYLKLFLFIPIFCFGQTKQNTVLPKDGTQNLSPGPKDSYVIKIDQLTLLAATELSSLVSTKAHEINRVVSVAIVDLAGQIIVINRGDGVGPHNTEAARRKAFTAVSTKTATLLLAKNAKMTASTENLAQLPELLLLGGGVPIYYNDKLIGAVGVAGGGSPENDDLIARAAQILSLNLIAR
- the uraH gene encoding hydroxyisourate hydrolase, which encodes MYIKKMVIGMVLALFSSTGYAQQPSYQLSSHILDVSTGLPAAGVPVKLEKLDEKSKKWLSLDQKKTDENGRIKDFLETNKSENGIFKLTFLIADYFKQKNTASFYPFIEVVFEIRDDKHYHVPITLSPYGYSTYRGN
- the mobC gene encoding conjugal transfer protein MobC, coding for MNTGEDLTALRKIVDFTRYISIFILSLHFYLSCYVAFESWGWTSQITNRIIANIAKTWVFSGFIVAKFLALICLIISVFGIKGKIDEAIRIRKIVVYLMVGVFLYFSSVGCFYLNAAAELVTVTYIGSTLLGYLLILSGGSRLSRLIKDRLNTDVFNSENETFPQQEQLLENEYSINLPAKYRLKDQIRASWINIINPFRGILIAGSPGAGKSYFVIRHIIDQHLAKGFSMFVYDFKYDDLSKITYNKLLKYYPRYQIKPKFYIINFDDLSRTHRCNPLDPVSMEDITDATEASRTIMMGLNRDWIKKQGDFFVESPINFLTSIIWYLRCYENGKYCTLPHVIELMQVNYDQLFAILVTCEEIQVLINPFISAYQNNAKAQLEGQIASAKIGLARLASPQLYYVLSGNDFTLDLNNPLEPKIVCMGNNPQKQQTYGAVLSLYISKMIKLVNRKGQLKSSLVFDEFPSIFLNGTDSLLATCRSNLISVSLAVQSLEQIRKDYGTEQAAVITGIVGNIISGQVTGDTAKKFSENFGRIMQDRETKSFSSTELSISKSLQLESAIPASKIATLSSGEFVGILSDNPDQKMKLKMFHCEIQNDHKAIKQEEAVYQMIPVVENVTSFDVEQVYQKIKTQIRDLVATELQKLTDQPSAVDKEPEEKQEVKAVVNRPKRQNKPKKSLDQINPI
- a CDS encoding DUF5712 family protein — protein: MFINITDSDKGNNKGSCGELVHYLDKENRMSKDLKPELWFNGTSDAIPSYLVKHNLDQNIAKLCKDDAKFFLINISPSQKEISYLQSLYGEKGVENALKEYAAEVMNEYACNFKRPGVNGEKDLLWYAKLEHYRYYGYNDPQVKDGTVKKGSIKPGQQLHVQVIVSRKDITNLIRLSPMNTSKGKNVAHSLKLGQFDRSAFKASGERLFDQQFGFDRGLKETFEYANIQKNGTLQQRLEIVQGKERIPEQANTSDKSKKPTLELKLELPSYLQPVRSTNFLEIALAKSHDDPSMSIKRKKRRKKRNDQQQELGL
- a CDS encoding BfmA/BtgA family mobilization protein, with protein sequence MDISKSKSVKRNRPAEKSIRFPISVHNELLKLSEKFGRSQSRLFVQMVEYFYRSGKDPLDIGDEQLKKALSRNHDAYVSFIKSQEKVLLIPMRVEMERMIKNQEQIVSFFNDQVLKANQLLLENQDVHLRRIDESIAMIKVLYEVKEIKRILQQKFLIILDTYIKNRENLGSFKTKEKNELAELARKQIETL